A single window of Salmo salar chromosome ssa21, Ssal_v3.1, whole genome shotgun sequence DNA harbors:
- the gpr183a gene encoding G-protein coupled receptor 183 codes for MQVMRTFNQPPTSSHPTPTLNDSDTCITLYNHRGYARVLMPLFYCIVFFVGLLGNALAFHIIRPNVKKINSTTLYSANLVISDILFTLSLPLRIIYYALGFHWPLGETLCKIVGLIFYINTYAGVNFMTCLSVDRFIAVVLPLRFARFRKVSNVRYICVGVWLLVLMQTLPLLSMPMTNEEPDGFITCMEYPNFEPVPNISYILIGAVFLGYGVPVVTILVCYSILCCKLRLAAKANQLTDKSGRSQKAIGVICCVSLVFVVCFSPYHIDLLQYMIRKLIYTPDCAELTAFQISLHFTVCLMNLNSCLDPFIYFFACKGYKTKVLKILKRQVSVSFSSAARTLPEGLSRDISDGNKIHLNSTRHKE; via the coding sequence ATGCAGGTGATGAGGACCTTCAACCAGCCTCCAACCTCCAGCCATCCAACCCCCACCCTTAACGACTCAGACACCTGCATTACCCTGTACAACCACCGGGGGTACGCCCGAGTCCTCATGCCCCTCTTCTACTGCATTGTCTTCTTCGTGGGGCTGCTGGGCAACGCCCTGGCCTTCCACATCATCCGCCCCAACGTGAAGAAGATTAACTCCACCACGCTCTACTCTGCCAACCTGGTCATCTCCGACATCCTGTTCACACTGTCACTACCGTTACGGATAATCTACTACGCCCTGGGCTTCCACTGGCCCCTGGGGGAGACCCTGTGTAAGATCGTGGGGCTGATCTTCTACATCAATACTTACGCCGGGGTCAACTTCATGACCTGCCTCAGTGTGGACCGGTTCATTGCTGTCGTCTTGCCGCTGCGATTCGCACGCTTCCGTAAGGTCTCCAATGTCCGGTACATTTGCGTCGGGGTGTGGTTGCTGGTCTTAATGCAAACTCTGCCCCTCCTCTCCATGCCCATGACTAACGAGGAACCTGATGGCTTCATCACCTGTATGGAGTATCCCAACTTCGAACCGGTGCCTAACATCTCCTATATCCTGATTGGCGCCGTATTCCTAGGCTACGGAGTCCCCGTGGTGACCATCCTGGTGTGCTACTCCATACTGTGCTGTAAACTCCGCCTCGCCGCCAAGGCCAATCAGCTGACGGACAAGTCGGGGCGCAGCCAAAAAGCCATCGGGGTGATCTGCTGCGTCTCCCTGGTGTTTGTGGTCTGTTTCAGCCCCTATCACATCGACCTCCTCCAATACATGATTAGAAAACTGATCTACACACCAGACTGTGCTGAACTCACAGCCTTCCAGATCTCCTTACACTTCACTGTGTGTCTGATGAACCTCAACTCCTGCCTGGATCCGTTTATCTACTTCTTTGCCTGTAAGGGTTACAAGACGAAGGTGCTGAAAATCCTGAAGAGGCAGGTGAGCGTGTCCTTCTCTAGCGCAGCACGGACATTGCCCGAGGGGTTGTCCAGAGACATCAGCGATGGTAATAAGATCCACCTCAACAGCACCAGACACAAAGAGTGA
- the gpr18 gene encoding N-arachidonyl glycine receptor has protein sequence MGVDQNLSTVVDLNTSNITMEYSSARSVEQVPTEYRIAGLVFYCVIFTIGIVVNVTALWVFALTTKRRNSVSVYMINVAIVDLVFIILLPFRMVYYGQDYWPFGDIFCRVSAALTVFYPCMALWLFALISTDRYVAIIQPKHSKELKNIPKALVACIGVWIMTLGSTVPLLFPDHDPDRSSNFTTCIKMRDIIHLRTDNPVHFTRLAFFFLVPISIMIGCYVVIVDNLVHGRTSKLKPKVKQKSIRIIITLIVQVLVCFVPFHVCLVVLLLEGGDGSAYSTWGAFTTFLMNLSTVLDIILYYIVSKQFQDRVISVILYRNYLRSVRRKSRRTHTGSVRSLSNLTSAMI, from the coding sequence ATGGGAGTGGATCAGAACTTATCTACAGTAGTGGACCTGAACACATCTAATATAACCATGGAGTACAGCTCAGCCCGCTCAGTGGAACAGGTCCCTACAGAATACCGCATCGCAGGCCTGGTCTTCTACTGTGTCATCTTCACCATCGGCATAGTGGTCAACGTCACCGCATTATGGGTATTTGCCTTGACCACCAAGAGGAGGAACTCCGTCTCGGTCTACATGATCAACGTGGCCATAGTGGATCTCGTCTTTATCATCCTTCTCCCCTTCCGGATGGTTTACTACGGCCAGGACTACTGGCCGTTCGGAGACATCTTCTGTCGGGTCAGCGCGGCTCTGACTGTCTTCTACCCCTGCATGGCCCTATGGCTCTTCGCCCTGATCAGCACTGACCGCTACGTGGCCATCATCCAGCCCAAACACAGCAAGGAGCTCAAGAACATCCCCAAAGCCCTGGTAGCATGCATCGGGGTGTGGATCATGACCCTGGGTAGCACTGTCCCCTTGCTCTTCCCAGACCATGACCCGGATCGCTCCTCCAACTTCACCACCTGCATCAAGATGCGTGACATCATCCACCTGCGAACGGACAACCCCGTCCACTTCACACGCCTGGCCTTCTTCTTCCTGGTGCCTATCAGTATCATGATTGGTTGCTATGTGGTCATCGTGGATAATCTCGTCCACGGACGGACTTCCAAGCTCAAGCCCAAGGTCAAGCAGAAGTCCATCAGGATCATCATCACGCTCATCGTCCAGGTGCTGGTGTGTTTTGTGCCCTTCCACGTTTGTTTGGTGGTTCTGTTACTGGAAGGTGGGGATGGTTCGGCCTACAGCACGTGGGGGGCCTTTACGACATTCCTGATGAACCTGAGTACAGTTCTGGACATTATTCTTTACTACATTGTCTCCAAGCAGTTCCAAGATAGAGTAATCAGTGTGATTCTGTACAGGAACTACCTGCGTAGCGTACGGAGGAAgagcagacgcacacacactgggagtGTGAGGTCGCTCAGTAACTTGACCAGCGCCATGATCTGA